Within the Microcebus murinus isolate Inina chromosome 16, M.murinus_Inina_mat1.0, whole genome shotgun sequence genome, the region TCCAGGGCCTCCTAGCACAGTTTCTCCTTGATGTCACACAAAATTTCCCTCCTGGCCCCGGCGGTGGAGCTGTAGCCAGGCTCCCTGAGGATCTTCATCAGGTAGTTGGTCAGGTCCTGGGCAGCCAGGTCTAGATGCAGGAtgaaggcagaggagggagggcatAGCCCTTGTTGATGGGCACAGTGTGGGTGACCCTGTCATCAGGGTCTATCATGATGCCAGTGGTACAGCCAGAGGCATAGAGGGACAGCCCTGCCTGGATGGCCACCTACATAGCTGGGTGTTGAAGGTCTCAAACATGATCTGGATCAAGTTCTCTCAGTTGGCTTTGGAGTTTAGGGGGGCCTAGGTCAGCAGCACGAGGTGCTCCTTGGAAGTCACATGCAGCTTGCTGTAGAAGGTGTGCTGCAAGTACTTGTTCATGTGCTCCCAGTTGGTGACAATGTCATGTTCCATGGAGTGCTTCAGGGTCAGGATGCCCCTCCTGCTCCAGGCCTCACTGCCCACATAGGAGTCCTTGAGGTCCATGTCCACCATCACGCCCCGGAGCCACTGTCAACGATGAGTGTGACAATATTGTCATCCGTGCTGAGCTGGGCCGTGGGTGTGCACCAGTGGCGGAGCAGCAGGGTGACGGCCAGGGGTCCATGCTCACAGGGTGGACACGGTCTCCATGGTTCTTCATCCCTTTTGGACTCACCATTCCTCACCACCTTCAACTCCACAGTGAAATATCAGTGTTATAGCCACACGGATAGCAGAAGCTTCCCCAGTGAACTGTGGCAAGAGCTGATATGCTCAGCTCCCTCAACCTCACCTCTGACACTCATCGCCGGGTGACATGCAGTCAGCAACCTCACTTGGCTGGCCTATGATcccttctataaaatgagaaaatggggcTTGACGGACCCTCACAGCCCTTCCCCACAGTCACTCTGGGTCTCGCTCTGCCCTGGGCCGCGTGTGGGAGAAGACAGGAGGGAGCGTGAGAGGACAGCACTGCTCCGGGCGCCGCGGAGACGCCTCAGGAGAtctgccccagccctcctggaATCTTCACTGAGGGAGACTGAGAAGCTGGCGGGATGGGATCCCATGGGGGCTCTGTCTGTGACCCCAAATGTTGTGGCCATTATGATAAGGATGGCTTCTGTCTGTCAAGTAGGAAAATTTGGAGAATAAAGCTTGTCCCAAAAGGGTGTCACCTAGTTAGGGAAGGAAATGGGGGCCGTGAAGATAACATTTACTCTGGGAAGAGTGGCTCCCCCACAACCCGGCCGACTGAGGGGCTGGTGCTGTGGATTCTGTGGCTGCAGGACGCTGCCCAGGCCACCGGCACCCTCTCTCTGTAGCTCTTCCACCAGCCCAGTTAGACCCCACAAACTCTCAGTGTTACTGGGCTTAATTCGGTTGCAGTCCCTCAGACAGTTCCCTTCACCCCTCGGTTCCTCCTCAGACAACGAGGAGTTTGCGGCAGAAGGCAGAGGCTCTCCTGTCAGCTCTGAGGAGCTTCTCTGCTGCCCTCACAGCAACGTGGCTTGAAAATGCTGGCTGAAGACTCTGTAGTCAGCCCGATTCTTCCTCCACCCCCCATTCGGTGGCAGCACCTTTGGTCTTAGTCAGAGAACACGAGTGACccaaagagaagataaaaggGAGAAGGATGGGAGGAAACTgcgggagagggaggaaggaacacAGAAACCGTGGGAGacccagagaaaaagagaaaaagttagaTATAGGCACAAAGCGTCCCAGAGAAACAACGAGTTACCAAGAGACTGGCAGAGACACACTGTCAGGGACAGACGGAAGGGGGTGGCTGGCTTGTGTCCAGTTCTTATACCTGAGGCGCTGGCTACTGAAGGAATAGGCAGGGCCAAGGCAGCCAGCCATTTCCAAGTTCTAGAACCACCAGACAGGCAGGTCTGTCTTACAATGGAATCTTCCGGACTTTTGAGCCTCCTGGTGCTATGCATCCTCGTCACAGATGTCCAGGGATCTGGTCTGACCGACTGGCTCTTTCCCAGTAAGTGCTGGGCCTCAGCCCTTGGCCTGGGGAGAGGAGAGTTTgctgggaggaagaaagagggaacaaATTGTCAGATCCCGGTTGCTTTCCACCATCTTAGTCCCAGTCCAGGGTTGGGAGAGGAAGGAGGTTTGGAAGACCCCGTCTGTGAACGCAGGAACCCTGACATAGGTGATTGCCACTTTCAGCCCCTTAAAGTGGAAGATCGTTcttgggatgggggcaggggcgCGGGCGGGGAGAGTCACAGGATCTACCACTTCTAGGAGGGGCTTATAGAAATTGGAATCTGGGCAGCCTAAGGGACCTTCCCTCACCCCATGGGAAAGACAGCCCCCTCCTCAGGATGTCAATTCTCTCTGCTCCTGGTTCTTTCAAATGTACCTCTAGAAAGCATCCCTGCACCCCCAGGGGGTCCTGGACTTTGGGATCAAGGACAGTCTCCAGAAGTCCGTCTAAACTGAAGACACTAATGCTCCATCACTCTGTAATAATGATAATTGTTACCATTTTCTGAACACTGAGAACATAGGGATTTCTGAGTAGGGAtttcttataaaacaaacaaagagaaaTCTGGAGTCAGGCTTAGTGGCTCCAAATTTTGGTAGCCACCTAACTTTGGCCAAATTACTTCCATTCCatgtgctttggtttcctcatctgtaaaatggggatattaatagGACTGGTGTCACAGAGCTGTTATGGGGATTAAATGCAGCAATGCGTTTAAAATGCTTGCAAGAGAGTTTGGCTCCTAGTAAGGTCTTGGGCAGTGTTAGGTAAGGTCACTGTGCGTCACTGGCTATGATTAGAGCTTGACACGCTTTGTCTCATTTCCTCCTCACAAGTCTCTGAGGCCAAAATGCTTTTGCAGACTAAGACACCAGggttcagagagggtaagtggCAGACCCAGAGTTAGAATCCAAAAGCTAAACTGAGCCCAGGGTGAGTGACATTAACCACTGCTGCGGTCCCCAAAGCCCAGGCCAGGGACCGGAGCTGGTCTGTTAGGAAGGGGCCGCACAGCGGGAGGTGAGTGGCCGTGAGTGAGCGAAGCTTCCTCTGTGTGTGGAGCTGCTCCCCATCGCCTGCCTTCCCCACCTCACCCGCCAGGCCCTGGGAAAACCCTCTCCCATGAAACTGTCCCTCATGCCAAAAAGGGCTGGGGACTGCTGACTCCTGGAATCCTACTGCCGCCCAGCGGAACTTGCAGACATTGACTCCTCAACAAGGCAAAGGAGCAGATACGCTTACACCAGCTTAAACCCAAAAAGGCTATTTTGCCTTGCCGGGGACATATCAATGTCGGGAGGCGTTTTATCTTGTTGCAGTTAGGGGTGCGACTCTATGTAACCGGTAGAGGCGAGGGGTGCTGCTAAAAACTCTACAGTGTGCAGGACAGTCCCCACAAGGAAGTGTTATCCGGCTCGAATGTCACTAGTGGTTGAGAAACTGCACCTTTtagcaggggtggggctggggactggggtgAGCAGGCGGTCAGCTGGGAGGGCGCTGGACACAGCAGGGAGACACATGTGCCACCCCAAGGAGAAGGACTCCCTGGATCGGGCAGCATGAAAGCAAACTTCCCTGTCTCCCTAGAAGGGCCTGTGTCTCCCAAAGGATGGGCCCTGTGCCCCGCAAGGCTCACGTTGAAAGACTGCTCCTCTCCTAGACAGATGCCCCAGACTCAGAGAGCCATGTGAATACAAAGAAAGGGACATGTGTACGGCGGACAAACAATGCCAGGACAACAAGAAGTGCTGCGTCTTCGGctgtggaaaaaaatgtatatactacgATCATGGTAATCGTCAGAGCCTCCTAATACCAGCCAGATCCCCTCCCCACGTCCTCACCTGCTGCCTGCGTGGGCTGGCGCCGTCCCCGGTTCACTGCGGGTGGTCTCTGGACAAGAGTGCTGGATTCCAGAGAGCTGGGATGTAGGTTCCTTGCTGCCTCTACTATGGTGTGTGGCATTAGTAATGTCCTTGTCCCATCAGAGAATGTGTGAGACTCACTTTCCCCAGAGATGGGTGAAGGGTGGAATTGAATCAGATGGCTTTTTGGCTACATGGCTACTTTTTGCATTCATGATTTTCTGAGTTCCCAGGCGGCCATTGTTGTCCTGATGTACAGCAACATTGTTGCTGCCCATGAGGAGTTAAGCTATGTGTATTTCCTAGCTCCTTGCTCTGGGGAGACCACTCTCTGCCTACACAATTGCACGGGGaaccctcccctgcccactccaGACCGGAGGGCTTTCCCTTTGCTGCTGCGATCTCAACTCCATGCCCATCTCCCTGGGCTCCAAAAAGACGATCAAAGACTCTGTATTTATtggtttaacaaatatttcttgagtgcctCTGAAACCCATCCTGGGATTTGGCCTGCTCAGTGTGGTCAGGAAGGTGGGCAAAGCCTGCTCTGAGAAAGCAAGCGTGGAGTTGAGTTTAAAAGATGGGCAGGATTTTAGGCACAAAGCGCGTGGAAGGGCTTTGTAGGCACAGGGCAGAGCATGCAGAGTGCAGGTGAGCGCGGGTCAAGGAAGAGAGATCCTGGGGAGGTGGGGATTAGACAACCCAGGTCTGGTGGGCCAGGTTAGAGGGTCTCGCCTTGATCCTAAGGGCCACAGAAATCCCATGTGGAGGGCTGGGGCTGTGATTGTGTTTGTACAATGGCtttggagagggaaagaggaggaacGGAGCGTCTTGAAGGACATCGAGGTGAAAGAAAAAGGTATCCTGGACTGGGGAGGTGGCGGAGGGCATGGGGAGGATGGGGTGTGGGAGAGGTATCTGGGAGGGGCAGAGCACTGGGCTCGGCAGGGGGGGTGGGGCTACGTGTTCACACACCCGCAGGCCAGGATCCTGAAACCAGTCCTCCTGGTGCACGTCTCAGTCCAGTTTTTACCAGCCTTTTACCCTTGGGAAAATCGACAACTTcccctcactgtgcctcagtttctccagatAATGAAAGGACCAGTGTTAAAGGtcgttttgaggattaaataaatggatGTGCATGGAGTGCTTACAGCAACGCCAGGCACCTAATGGCAACCTGACATATATTAGCTCAAATCATTTGTCATTTCTGACTGGCAGCTCCTAAGTAGCCAAGGCCATTGCCTTTGCTTTGTCTCTTCAAGCagttagcacatagtaggtgttcaaggAATGATTTATTCAGTTCAGAtcaggatatattttattttgccctcAACATTCCGTAAAGTCCTTAACTGGGCCAGGCTGCCTGTTGGGGACTTGGGATTCCTAGATGAAAgcagacacagtccctgctcaCTGGACACTCGCACCCTCGGGATGAGACTTAAGAGGTAAACAAACGAGGAACATGCGCACAAGATTCTGCAGGGTGGTGTGGCAGTGTGGCAGGTGGGATGGGGTCAGGAGTGACATCACAGGGGAGCAGGTGTCTGAGAAAGGCTTTGAAGGAAGAATGGGAGTGTGGCTAATGAGCGGCAGGGGCGCGTGGCGGGGCAATGGCCTGGGGGCGGCACACGGTGTGCTGAGCGTTGGGGCAGCGGGCAGCTCACTGGCAGGGGAGCAGGCCAGAGCCACTGTAGGGGCCAGATGGAGAAGGGCCTTGAGAGTCACGGCAGGACTATGCCGGGAAGTCAAGGCAGGTCTTATCCGTGGACTGACAGGCTCAGCTCAGCCTTCAGACCCACCTGAGCCTTCTCTCTGGCGGCAGCTTAGAGGATTGATTGGAGGGGCCAGGActggaggcaggagaatggctgcGAGGTTATCTCCACAGCCCACACGTGACATGCTGAGGCTTCAGTGGAACAGACTGGCAGAGAGCTGGGGTCTTAGGAGGTGGAAATCAGCAGGACGTCACTGTGTAGCTGTGATCCCCCTCAATGTGCAGGACTAGGCAGGCGCTCTTTAGTCAGGGCCTGTGTCACTTTGCTGGCGGTGCTGTCACAGAGCACCACAAGCTCCTTCTCGGGGAGGCCAGGTGTCAGGATGGCGAGGGACAATCTGCGCCCTGCCGCCACTAGCTCCTGGCGCTGTGCTGGGAACCGCTGgtgctccttggcttgcagacgcGTCACCCCGACCTCTGCCGTCGTGCTCACACGGTGCCCTCCCtgtgagtgagactctgtccacaTCTACTCTGCTTTAAGGACACCGGTCAGATCAGATGAGGGCCCACCCTGCTTTGGGACGACCTCGTCTTAACTAACTGCATCCACAGCGACCCCGTCTCCAGGGACGCAGACACGCACTCTGGCGTCTCCCTGGCGACGTGTGCAATATGTCCTTGGAGCCTGGGACCCGCGCTGTGATAGGGAAGAGGGGTCTATCCAGTTCCATCTGTGGCGGTTGCCAGGGCGGCGATTCTGTTCTCAGGTGGCTACTCTGGGTTCTCGACTCCCGGCTCTCTTGGCAGACATATGCAGCTTGCACAAAGACGCCGGCCCGTGCATGGCTCTCTTTTTTCGCTGGTGGTACAATCAGAAGAGCAATACCTGCTCCCGTTTCGTCTACGGCGGCTGCATGGGAAACGATAACAACTTCCAATCCAAATCCGTGTGCATGAGCGCCTGCCACAGAAGACGTGAGTTCGGGGCCCCAGTCTCGCCAGGGCCCTGCTAGGAGGCCGGGTGTTGGCTGCTCCGTCCCGGGATAGCTGCGTGCTTGGCAGACCTGGCGATGACAGACCAGCTCCAAGCAGGAGGCGAGAGGGCACCTAGAAAAGAGGTAGACATTGTGGCTTTTTGGGGACCGAGGATGGGCAGGGACACGGAGGTGAATCAAAGCTGGCAAGTATGCAGAGACGTAGGAGGGGCGAGGGAGGTGCAGACGTACTGAAATCTCAGACGCCTGTTGCAGAGCAGTCACCGGACAGTCAGCCTAGACTCGTGAGCCAACCACCCTTGCATGCCATCGATTTCCTCAGCACGGCTTTTGCCAGCAATCCCCTCCTGTTCAGTTTTCCTTGAAGGAGATGAGTAGCTTCCCAAGCAAAGCCACTCCCTTTAACCTCCTCCTGGCAAAAGATGTACAAACATGACTGCAGCTTCCAAGGATAAGCGGAGCGCAACATGCTCTGCTGGTCTTGTCCTACTTTCTCAACAGGCCTCTCTTCCTGAACGGAGAAGGACACAGTGGGACAACGGCCAGGATTTGGCTCGTGCTCTGAGGACCTGTCCCGGAACCTGCCTGATGCTCCGGCTTGGCTTCCCCCGTTGCAGTCTCAGCGATCCGAGGCCGTACCTCCCCCCACACTGAACCGCAGAgtctgcctgcccgtcctccctctccacccctttTCATGAATACTATCCTTCAGGTGTGATCCCATATTTATGCCTTACCCCTTATCGCTGACTTCTAAAGCTCCCTGTTTATACAGTCGGCCTCCAAATTATTCCCAATAAAGTTCTTGGCTTAGTCCTTTACTCTGAAGCTGAGTCATTCACACCCGCTTGGCACGTTGAGGCTCTTGGTGACATCGGCGAACGGAGGACAGCGAGAATCTGGAGAGTCGAGACTTCCAGGGATATTGTTATCCTCCTCTGTATCTTCAAAATATTGTAAAACCTTTTTAAGGCAAGGGCCCACGGATGCTGCCTTAGTTTGGATCTCCCAGAAACTGACCCTGGACAAGGGCATGGGCGAAGGAGTCTATTGGAGAGATCTCTCCCAAGAAGCACTGGGTGGGGAGTGTGGTAAGTGTcgcagggaagagagaagggtCATTTGTGAGCTGCTTATCACTGTGGTGAACTGTGGCTCAATCCCACCGGGGATCCTCTAAAGAATCATGTAAAACAGACCTTCAAATTGTCTTCATCTGtctctggggacagggaggggaggcacTCACCACTGATTCCATTCCCCACCTGATGCCCAGGATGCTAAATCCCTCGCTCTTCCAGACTGTTTATTCCTCATGCAAGCTGAGCAActcccaggaagccagagaaaACCCACAGCAGAGAAGTAGGGACTCCGGCACTGGGGCTGGGAGACTGTCCCTGTGCACtggatattattcagccagaaaaaagaatgaactgcTATTGCTACCCTATGGATAAACTTCCTAAACATTCTgggaagtgaaagaagccaggcatgaAAGGTAGcacactgcatgattccatttatagaaaatatgcaGATAGGTAAATCtctagagatagaaagtagattagtggatGCCAGGGGGTGGAGTGGGTTAGGAGGAAATCAGGAACGAGTGCTAATTGGGAGTTTTCATCTTGAGTGACAAAAATGTTTTGGACCAATAGAGTTGGCTGGTACACAACATTGAgcatgaacttaaaaaaaaaaaacccattgaattgttctctctttaaaatggctaattttatgtgatGTGAATTGTACCTCAATTATTAAAAATGGATTAAGAAAACAATGTGTAGTGGGACTGTCTCTTGCAGCTGCAGGTGAATTGAAGGGGAGCCCAGAGCCTGTGGGGGGTGGCGGTCTCCACTGCAGTACACTTGAACCCTGCTGATGCACTCACTCCCACATGCCGTTCACTCCCTGAGAGCCTGCCGCACTCCGGGGAGGCCAGTGGAACATTCTTCAGCTCCCGATGTGGCCGCCGGTTCTGAAATCATAACTGCCATTTAGTATTTGTCTCCTGCACCACCAACTCCAAATCGCACTCTATGATAGAAGCTGTCATCATCTTCTTTCAAATGCCATGACCTGGACAGACACATTCTGAAGGTTCAGTGCAGCCTGGAATCAACCTGTTTCTTCCCTCAAACCCCACTCACGACAATACCTTTACTCTGACAATGGCTCAAGAAAACGGATGCACCACCGAAGAGGagtgagagagaagggaagggtggGGAGAAAGGATCCCAGACACAGAGAGACCCACTGGAAAAGAGGAAACACACAGGGtacaaggcacagagaggcataaaagggagaaaaagaaacagcatgAGAAAAATAGACATGACAGGAGGAgtaaaagtagaaggaaagatGAGAACCAGGCTACTCTTGACCTGCAAACTTCCCATGGGAAATGGGAGACTCTGCAGTCAAACACCCCCTTCTGCTGAGGAACTCTGGAGAGCCCAGACAAGATGCACCCGTCTCCCCTGCAGACCAGAGAGCCAGGGGGGCTCAGACCGCTGAGGATGAGGAGGGCCTATCGATAGCTCCTTCCTGCAGGGTAGGTACCAGCTAATCCCACTGGTGGCCTCGGGGAGTTGGTGTTCCCAGCAGAGCGAGTGTGGCTGGCTCGTGTCCAGTGCCAGCTCCTCACATGTGAGGCTGCACCGGAGCAGGCAAAGTTCACAGGCAGGAGCTTCTGGGCAGCAGCTCCTAGTTTTGGTGCAACCAGCTGGGCCAGTACCTTCTAAAATGGGCCTTTTGGGACTTCTGCTGATGATACTATCGTTCATCCACCTGGAGGGCATCCCGAGACCTGGGCCGGTTGAAGGGGCCTTCGTCAGTAAGTGCTGGGGACTcactggggaggaaggaaaaaggaaccaTTTCACACACGAGGGGTGTTCTCCTCTGTCTCAGCCTGGGAccctggctgggaggggcagTTACTTGGAGCCACTGTTTCAGCCCCTTCCTCTTGGCAAGGTGACTTTGGTGAATGCAGGAACCTAAGTCTGTGGCAACTGACTCCTCACTGCCGTTGCAGGGCGTTCTTCCCGGAGGTGCCTGCACCTGGACCTCAGGAAATGGACTAAGGGACTGGGAAGCCCAGGGAACTTTCCATAGGAAAAACAGGCCACTCCCCAGCACCACGTCATCAGCTCCCACATCCTCCCATGGCAGCCCCCAAagctttccccacccccaccccacacccagagGACCCTTGCATTTGGGGTGAAAATGGTCCCCGAAAGTCGCTTCAAATTCGGAAATTCGAAGGCCCTTAATTAGCAGCTTTATATACCGAGCACTTGAAAAGTAGTGGTTGAAAGTGGGCGCTCAGGAGCCACACGTCGTAGGTTCAAAGCCTGCCTCCACCCCTcagtagctgtgtgatcttgagcaaggtCACATAAGCACCCTGTGTTTCAGATTCCTCTGTTTACAAAATGTGAATCTTAAACTTGCCCCTAGAGTTGAACTGGGCATTAAGGAGAAAAggccaggcacatagtaagtgcttccTCAATATTAGTCATTATGATTTTGCCCCAGGCACTTTGACAATGGCTTTTCAAACTTTGTTGCATTAGTCTTCAAAACAACCCTAGAGGCAAATGAGGAAATCAGGGTTCAGGGAGGGTACCTGCCACACCAAGGCTGGGACCAAATCCAAGAGCCCAGCCACCTGATGCCAGAAATGGAGGTCTCCATTGTGCCGGCTACCATGTCTCCTGGGGAAACACCCGAGCACAGGAAGGCAGAGTGACCAGAATAGTCCTAGAGCAAAGCATCCTTCTCTCTGGCACCTTATGGGTgctgagggtgggggctggggtttGGATTAGGGATTAGTGAGTTGTTCTGGGGTTGGGGATGTGGGTGGTGGTGTGAAATTCCTGAGCCCTCTGAGGGTCACTACCTTCTGGGGACAGGGGAAGTGACAAGTTTCCCTGACTCTGCAGTGGTGCCCTTGAAGGGAGAGCACTGGCCCCCTTAAGGTCTTAagggaatatatttttccttcctatAGGAGTGTGTCCCAGAGTTGTAGGAGAATgtcaaaatatacaaaaggaCGAGTGCGACAGGAACAGCGATTGTCCCCAAAACATGAAGTGTTGCCTGTTGAACTGTGGATACAAATGCTTAGACCCCAGTGAAGGTAACTAAAATACCCTGTGAATTACCCAAAGCCCTCACCTCCTACCCCACCTGCACTGCCAACATTATATCAGGTTTTACCATGGCTACAAGAGACAGGGATATGATCTCTATTTCCTGACTTTTTTCTCCAGGCCTCTCTGTCCATGTAAACCAGCGATTCTTTCCCTGACCACCTTAGACCTCCTCACTCTTTCTGCTCTGCCCATATAATCGGGCTCTAAAGACCATCAGGGactagtcattcaacaaatattctttgGTGGCCTTGCTCCCGTGGCAGGCTCCACTCACTCTCTGTGGCCATGGAGATCAGAAAAGCTTTTCCTGGAAAAGGGATCCATGATTTAAGATCTGAACGATGGGTCGCACACAGGCAAAAGCGGGAGGGAGTTGCCTTCCAGCGCAGTCACCGCACGTGCGAAGGCTGTGTGCGGTCAGCATGCCCAGGCCCAGCAAGGCAGCGACGCGGAGAGTAGCATGGGCACAGGAGGAGATGAGAAAGTGAAGCTGGCTTTCGTGGTGGCCGCCCTAAGGGATTTGCTCTTGGTCCTAAGAGCAATGGATTGTCCACGTCCGAATCTCTTACCATGCACGTGACCTCAGGAAAGTTACTCAGCCTCTGCAAACCTCAGTCTCCCTCTCTGCATAATGAGAACAAAAGGGGGCCTGCTTCATACGATTACATGTTAATGCATGTCAGATGCGAAGAGCAGGGCCCGGCACTCAGTAACTGCTATAATTATTGTTCTGCTGTGCTTCACACTAAGAGATTCTAAAGAACTCTATTTGTACCTCATAGTACTGTGGGCAAAGCAGTTGCTCGCTCAGTAAATGCCTCTTTAAGTTCAGGATacattctttttggtttttgtttgtttgtttgttcgtttctCTGAATACCCCTGAAGCATCCACTCTGTGCCAAAGTATCTGCTAGGAACCGCTGTTCCAAGGTGACATTAAGGCACAATTTGTACCTTGAAAAGCTTCATGTTCTCatggaggaaacagaaaatatgaacagGAAATTAAACAGAAGTGAAGAAAGTATGTCCAAGATTGAGAAGCAGTTAAGAAAAACACGGGGTCGAGAATGGATGCAGGAAGGACATCAT harbors:
- the LOC142861148 gene encoding eppin-like — encoded protein: MESSGLLSLLVLCILVTDVQGSGLTDWLFPNRCPRLREPCEYKERDMCTADKQCQDNKKCCVFGCGKKCIYYDHDICSLHKDAGPCMALFFRWWYNQKSNTCSRFVYGGCMGNDNNFQSKSVCMSACHRRRLSS